The proteins below come from a single Lates calcarifer isolate ASB-BC8 linkage group LG11, TLL_Latcal_v3, whole genome shotgun sequence genomic window:
- the LOC108886133 gene encoding somatostatin receptor type 2-like codes for MDTWIFSSSPPNLSDHLMYDSFMQGNESDLHGNYTDHSFNRISTAVITCMYFVVCTVGLCGNALVIYVILRYAKMKTVTNIYILNLAVADVLFMLGLPFIAIQLALVHWPFGPVLCRVVMTVDSLNQFTSIFCLMVMSIDRYLAVVHPIKSTKWRKPRMAKTINLAVWGVSLMVNLPIVIYSGIITKHDGCFCTIVWPEPQEAYYTAFMFYTFILGFFLPLMVICLCYVFIIIKVKSSGIRVGSSKRKRSERKVTRMVSIVVAVFVFCWLPFYIFNVTSVTGTISTTPILRSTFAFVVVLGYANSCANPILYAFLSENFKKSFQNVLCLKKVGGLDEVERSDSRQDKSRMMNDPTETQSTLLNGDLQTSI; via the coding sequence ATGGACACCTGGATCTTCTCATCATCCCCACCGAACCTGTCGGACCACCTCATGTATGACAGCTTCATGCAGGGTAATGAGTCTGACCTCCATGGGAACTACACAGACCACAGCTTCAACAGAATCAGCACGGCCGTCATCACCTGCATGTATTTTGTGGTTTGCACCGTGGGGCTCTGCGGAAATGCCCTCGTCATCTACGTCATCCTGCGCTACGCCAAGATGAAGACCGTCACCAACATCTACATCCTCAACCTGGCGGTGGCTGACGTGCTCTTCATGCTGGGCCTGCCGTTCATCGCCATCCAGCTGGCGCTGGTCCACTGGCCCTTCGGTCCTGTGCTCTGCAGGGTGGTGATGACCGTTGACTCCCTGAACCAGTTCACTTCCATCTTCTGTCTGATGGTCATGAGCATTGACCGATACTTGGCCGTGGTACATCCAATTAAGTCCACAAAGTGGCGCAAGCCTCGCATGGCAAAGACTATCAACTTAGCAGTGTGGGGGGTGTCGTTGATGGTTAATCTACCCATTGTAATCTACAGTGGCATTATCACAAAGCACGATGGCTGCTTCTGCACCATCGTGTGGCCCGAACCTCAAGAGGCCTACTACACAGCGTTCATGTTCTACACCTTCATCCTGGGCTTCTTCCTGCCCCTCATGGTCATCTGCCTCTGCTACgtgttcatcatcatcaaggtGAAGTCCTCAGGGATCCGTGTGGGTTCCTCCAAGAGGAAGCGCTCAGAGAGGAAGGTGACCCGGATGGTGTCCATTGTGGTGGCAGTGTTTGTCTTCTGCTGGCTGCCTTTCTACATCTTCAACGTCACCTCGGTTACGGGCACCATCAGCACCACCCCCATCCTGAGGAGCACTTTCGCTTTCGTGGTGGTGCTAGGATACGCCAACAGTTGCGCCAACCCCATCCTCTACGCTTTCCTGTCCGAGAACTTCAAGAAGAGTTTCCAGAATGTTCTCTGTCTCAAGAAGGTGGGAGGGCTGGATGAGGTCGAGCGCAGCGATAGCCGGCAGGATAAATCTCGCATGATGAATGACCCAACTGAGACCCAAAGTACTCTGCTGAATGGCGACCTGCAGACCAGCATCTGA
- the LOC108886135 gene encoding ubiquitin carboxyl-terminal hydrolase 22 isoform X2, whose product MSPAGCSHVNGYKVDNWKQNLRVIYQCFVWSGTAETRRRKAKSCICHMCGAHLNRLHSCLYCVFFGCFTKKHIHEHAKNKRHNLAIDLLYGGIYCFVCQDYIYDKDMEQIAKEEQRKAWKLQGIGEKYTTWEPTKRELELLRHNPKRRKITTNCTIGLRGLINLGNTCFMNCIVQALTHTPLLRDFFLSDRHKCEMQSNSCLVCEMSQLFQEFYSGHRSPHIPFRLLHLVWTHARHLAGYEQQDAHEFLIAALDVLHRHCKGDTIRDDNGKKANNPNHCNCIIDQIFTGGLQSDVTCQVCHGVSTTIDPFWDISLDLPGSSTPFWPLSPGGDGSTVNGESHLSGSTTLTDCLRRFTRPEHLGSSAKIKCGGCHSYQESTKQLTMKKLPIVACFHLKRFEHSAKLRRKITTYVSFPLELDMTPFMASSKESRMNGQYQQTVDVLNNDNKYSLFAVVNHQGTLESGHYTSFIRQHKDQWFKCDDAIITKASIKDVLDSEGYLLFYHKQFLEYE is encoded by the exons atgAGTCCGGCCGGGTGCTCCCATGTGAACGGTTATAAGGTGGATAATTGGAAACAAAATCTTCGAGTCATATACCAATGCTTTGTTTGGAGTGGTACTGCTGAGACCAGGAGACGCAAG gccAAGTCGTGTATCTGTCACATGTGTGGCGCCCACCTGAACCGACTCCATTCTTGTCTCTACTGTGTCTTTTTCGGCTGCTTTACGAAGAAACACATCCACGAGCACGCAAAAAACAAGAGACACAATCTAG cGATAGATTTATTATATGGTGGaatatattgttttgtgtgtcaaGACTACATATACGACAAAGACATGGAGCAGATTGCCaaagaagaacagaggaaagCCTGGAAATTGCAAG GCATAGGGGAGAAATACACAACGTGGGAGCCAACCAAGAGGGAGCTAGAATTATTACGACACAATCCAAAGCGGAGGAAAATCACTACGAACTGTACCATAG GTTTACGAGGGTTAATAAACCTGGGCAACACATGTTTCATGAACTGTATTGTTCAggccctaacacacacaccgctGCTGCGAGACTTCTTTCTCTCCGACAGACACAAGTGCGAGATGCAATCAAACTCCTGTCTGGTGTGTGAGATGTCGCAGCTCTTTCAGGAG TTCTACTCGGGCCACCGTTCGCCCCACATTCCCTTCCGGCTGCTGCACCTGGTGTGGACTCACGCACGTCACCTCGCAGGCTACGAGCAGCAAGACGCCCACGAGTTCCTCATCGCAGCGCTGGACGTACTACACAGGCACTGCAAAGGGGACACCATCA GAGATGACAATGGGAAGAAGGCCAACAATCCAAACCACTGTAACTGCATCATTGACCAAATCTTCACTGGTGGCCTGCAATCAGATGTTACCTGTCAAGTTTGCCA tgGTGTTTCCACGACAATAGATCCTTTCTGGGACATCAGTCTGGACCTGCCTGGCTCATCCACACCTTTCTGGCCCCTCAGCCCAGGAGGGGATGGCAGCACAGTCAATGGAGAGAGCCACCTGTCAGGGTCCACCACGCTCACAGACTGCCTACGCAG GTTTACGCGGCCCGAGCATCTAGGAAGCAGTGCCAAAATCAAGTGTGGCGGTTGCCATAGTTACCAGGAATCCACCAAACAGCTGACAATGAAGAAGCTCCCCATCGTAGCATGTTTCCATCTCAAA CGGTTTGAGCACTCTGCTAAACTGCGGAGGAAGATCACTACATATGTTTCCTTCCCTCTAGAGTTGGATATGACGCCTTTCATGGCATCCAG TAAAGAGAGCAGAATGAACGGGCAGTATCAACAGACGGTTGATGTATTAAACAACGACAATAA GTATTCCTTGTTTGCGGTGGTCAACCACCAAGGCACATTAGAGAGCGGCCACTATACCAGCTTCATTCGCCAGCACAAAGACCAGTGGTTCAAATGTGATGATGCCATAATCACCAAGGCCAGCATTAAGGATGTACTCGATAGTGAAGG GTATCTCTTATTCTACCATAAACAGTTCCTCGAGTACGAGTAG
- the LOC108886135 gene encoding ubiquitin carboxyl-terminal hydrolase 22 isoform X1 codes for MSPAGCSHVNGYKVDNWKQNLRVIYQCFVWSGTAETRRRKVRQSDAGWTELAKSCICHMCGAHLNRLHSCLYCVFFGCFTKKHIHEHAKNKRHNLAIDLLYGGIYCFVCQDYIYDKDMEQIAKEEQRKAWKLQGIGEKYTTWEPTKRELELLRHNPKRRKITTNCTIGLRGLINLGNTCFMNCIVQALTHTPLLRDFFLSDRHKCEMQSNSCLVCEMSQLFQEFYSGHRSPHIPFRLLHLVWTHARHLAGYEQQDAHEFLIAALDVLHRHCKGDTIRDDNGKKANNPNHCNCIIDQIFTGGLQSDVTCQVCHGVSTTIDPFWDISLDLPGSSTPFWPLSPGGDGSTVNGESHLSGSTTLTDCLRRFTRPEHLGSSAKIKCGGCHSYQESTKQLTMKKLPIVACFHLKRFEHSAKLRRKITTYVSFPLELDMTPFMASSKESRMNGQYQQTVDVLNNDNKYSLFAVVNHQGTLESGHYTSFIRQHKDQWFKCDDAIITKASIKDVLDSEGYLLFYHKQFLEYE; via the exons atgAGTCCGGCCGGGTGCTCCCATGTGAACGGTTATAAGGTGGATAATTGGAAACAAAATCTTCGAGTCATATACCAATGCTTTGTTTGGAGTGGTACTGCTGAGACCAGGAGACGCAAG GTGCGTCAGAGTGATGCAGGATGGACAGAGCTG gccAAGTCGTGTATCTGTCACATGTGTGGCGCCCACCTGAACCGACTCCATTCTTGTCTCTACTGTGTCTTTTTCGGCTGCTTTACGAAGAAACACATCCACGAGCACGCAAAAAACAAGAGACACAATCTAG cGATAGATTTATTATATGGTGGaatatattgttttgtgtgtcaaGACTACATATACGACAAAGACATGGAGCAGATTGCCaaagaagaacagaggaaagCCTGGAAATTGCAAG GCATAGGGGAGAAATACACAACGTGGGAGCCAACCAAGAGGGAGCTAGAATTATTACGACACAATCCAAAGCGGAGGAAAATCACTACGAACTGTACCATAG GTTTACGAGGGTTAATAAACCTGGGCAACACATGTTTCATGAACTGTATTGTTCAggccctaacacacacaccgctGCTGCGAGACTTCTTTCTCTCCGACAGACACAAGTGCGAGATGCAATCAAACTCCTGTCTGGTGTGTGAGATGTCGCAGCTCTTTCAGGAG TTCTACTCGGGCCACCGTTCGCCCCACATTCCCTTCCGGCTGCTGCACCTGGTGTGGACTCACGCACGTCACCTCGCAGGCTACGAGCAGCAAGACGCCCACGAGTTCCTCATCGCAGCGCTGGACGTACTACACAGGCACTGCAAAGGGGACACCATCA GAGATGACAATGGGAAGAAGGCCAACAATCCAAACCACTGTAACTGCATCATTGACCAAATCTTCACTGGTGGCCTGCAATCAGATGTTACCTGTCAAGTTTGCCA tgGTGTTTCCACGACAATAGATCCTTTCTGGGACATCAGTCTGGACCTGCCTGGCTCATCCACACCTTTCTGGCCCCTCAGCCCAGGAGGGGATGGCAGCACAGTCAATGGAGAGAGCCACCTGTCAGGGTCCACCACGCTCACAGACTGCCTACGCAG GTTTACGCGGCCCGAGCATCTAGGAAGCAGTGCCAAAATCAAGTGTGGCGGTTGCCATAGTTACCAGGAATCCACCAAACAGCTGACAATGAAGAAGCTCCCCATCGTAGCATGTTTCCATCTCAAA CGGTTTGAGCACTCTGCTAAACTGCGGAGGAAGATCACTACATATGTTTCCTTCCCTCTAGAGTTGGATATGACGCCTTTCATGGCATCCAG TAAAGAGAGCAGAATGAACGGGCAGTATCAACAGACGGTTGATGTATTAAACAACGACAATAA GTATTCCTTGTTTGCGGTGGTCAACCACCAAGGCACATTAGAGAGCGGCCACTATACCAGCTTCATTCGCCAGCACAAAGACCAGTGGTTCAAATGTGATGATGCCATAATCACCAAGGCCAGCATTAAGGATGTACTCGATAGTGAAGG GTATCTCTTATTCTACCATAAACAGTTCCTCGAGTACGAGTAG
- the LOC108886135 gene encoding ubiquitin carboxyl-terminal hydrolase 22 isoform X3 codes for MCGAHLNRLHSCLYCVFFGCFTKKHIHEHAKNKRHNLAIDLLYGGIYCFVCQDYIYDKDMEQIAKEEQRKAWKLQGIGEKYTTWEPTKRELELLRHNPKRRKITTNCTIGLRGLINLGNTCFMNCIVQALTHTPLLRDFFLSDRHKCEMQSNSCLVCEMSQLFQEFYSGHRSPHIPFRLLHLVWTHARHLAGYEQQDAHEFLIAALDVLHRHCKGDTIRDDNGKKANNPNHCNCIIDQIFTGGLQSDVTCQVCHGVSTTIDPFWDISLDLPGSSTPFWPLSPGGDGSTVNGESHLSGSTTLTDCLRRFTRPEHLGSSAKIKCGGCHSYQESTKQLTMKKLPIVACFHLKRFEHSAKLRRKITTYVSFPLELDMTPFMASSKESRMNGQYQQTVDVLNNDNKYSLFAVVNHQGTLESGHYTSFIRQHKDQWFKCDDAIITKASIKDVLDSEGYLLFYHKQFLEYE; via the exons ATGTGTGGCGCCCACCTGAACCGACTCCATTCTTGTCTCTACTGTGTCTTTTTCGGCTGCTTTACGAAGAAACACATCCACGAGCACGCAAAAAACAAGAGACACAATCTAG cGATAGATTTATTATATGGTGGaatatattgttttgtgtgtcaaGACTACATATACGACAAAGACATGGAGCAGATTGCCaaagaagaacagaggaaagCCTGGAAATTGCAAG GCATAGGGGAGAAATACACAACGTGGGAGCCAACCAAGAGGGAGCTAGAATTATTACGACACAATCCAAAGCGGAGGAAAATCACTACGAACTGTACCATAG GTTTACGAGGGTTAATAAACCTGGGCAACACATGTTTCATGAACTGTATTGTTCAggccctaacacacacaccgctGCTGCGAGACTTCTTTCTCTCCGACAGACACAAGTGCGAGATGCAATCAAACTCCTGTCTGGTGTGTGAGATGTCGCAGCTCTTTCAGGAG TTCTACTCGGGCCACCGTTCGCCCCACATTCCCTTCCGGCTGCTGCACCTGGTGTGGACTCACGCACGTCACCTCGCAGGCTACGAGCAGCAAGACGCCCACGAGTTCCTCATCGCAGCGCTGGACGTACTACACAGGCACTGCAAAGGGGACACCATCA GAGATGACAATGGGAAGAAGGCCAACAATCCAAACCACTGTAACTGCATCATTGACCAAATCTTCACTGGTGGCCTGCAATCAGATGTTACCTGTCAAGTTTGCCA tgGTGTTTCCACGACAATAGATCCTTTCTGGGACATCAGTCTGGACCTGCCTGGCTCATCCACACCTTTCTGGCCCCTCAGCCCAGGAGGGGATGGCAGCACAGTCAATGGAGAGAGCCACCTGTCAGGGTCCACCACGCTCACAGACTGCCTACGCAG GTTTACGCGGCCCGAGCATCTAGGAAGCAGTGCCAAAATCAAGTGTGGCGGTTGCCATAGTTACCAGGAATCCACCAAACAGCTGACAATGAAGAAGCTCCCCATCGTAGCATGTTTCCATCTCAAA CGGTTTGAGCACTCTGCTAAACTGCGGAGGAAGATCACTACATATGTTTCCTTCCCTCTAGAGTTGGATATGACGCCTTTCATGGCATCCAG TAAAGAGAGCAGAATGAACGGGCAGTATCAACAGACGGTTGATGTATTAAACAACGACAATAA GTATTCCTTGTTTGCGGTGGTCAACCACCAAGGCACATTAGAGAGCGGCCACTATACCAGCTTCATTCGCCAGCACAAAGACCAGTGGTTCAAATGTGATGATGCCATAATCACCAAGGCCAGCATTAAGGATGTACTCGATAGTGAAGG GTATCTCTTATTCTACCATAAACAGTTCCTCGAGTACGAGTAG